One region of Cytobacillus sp. IB215665 genomic DNA includes:
- a CDS encoding ABC transporter ATP-binding protein, whose protein sequence is MALLELNGVTGGYTKRPVIKDVSFEVNSNEIVGLIGLNGAGKSTTIKHIIGLMDVRNGSIKINGKTMLEDTEEYRAQYSFIPEMPILYEELTLREHLELTAMAYGLTKETFEERLEPLLKEFRMEKKLKWFPAHFSKGMKQKVMIMCAFLVEPSLYIIDEPFVGLDPLGIQSLLELMNTMKKNGAGILMSTHILATAERYCDSFVILHNGKVRAKGTLNELRKEFQAPDATLDDLYIQLTKEAESDE, encoded by the coding sequence ATGGCATTACTTGAATTGAACGGTGTGACCGGTGGATATACAAAAAGACCAGTCATTAAAGATGTATCTTTTGAGGTAAATAGTAATGAGATAGTTGGGTTAATCGGCTTAAATGGTGCGGGAAAAAGTACTACGATTAAACATATCATTGGCTTAATGGATGTGAGAAACGGATCAATTAAAATAAATGGAAAGACCATGTTAGAAGACACTGAAGAATATCGGGCGCAATATAGCTTCATTCCGGAAATGCCTATTTTATATGAAGAACTCACGCTAAGAGAACATCTAGAATTAACCGCGATGGCCTATGGTCTCACAAAAGAAACTTTTGAAGAAAGACTAGAACCATTACTAAAAGAATTTAGGATGGAAAAGAAGTTGAAGTGGTTTCCTGCCCATTTTTCAAAAGGTATGAAGCAAAAGGTAATGATTATGTGTGCGTTTTTAGTGGAGCCGTCGCTCTATATTATTGATGAACCTTTTGTAGGATTAGACCCATTGGGCATCCAGTCACTATTAGAGTTAATGAATACGATGAAAAAGAATGGTGCTGGAATTTTAATGTCAACCCATATTTTAGCAACTGCTGAACGATACTGTGATTCATTTGTTATTTTACATAATGGTAAAGTACGAGCGAAAGGGACATTGAATGAGTTGCGGAAAGAGTTTCAAGCTCCAGATGCTACACTTGATGATCTTTATATCCAATTGACAAAGGAAGCAGAGTCAGATGAATGA
- a CDS encoding HIT family protein: protein MTDCIFCKIINGEIPSAKVFENEHVIAILDISQVTKGHTLVIPKVHKENIFDLTPDIAKNIFEVVPKIANSIKEQYEPLGLNLLNNNGEIAGQTVFHYHMHIIPRYGKGDGFGAAWKPHGNEYSPEDLQQIARTIASSIQ, encoded by the coding sequence ATGACTGATTGCATTTTTTGCAAAATAATTAATGGTGAAATTCCTAGCGCAAAAGTTTTTGAGAATGAACATGTTATAGCAATACTTGATATTAGCCAAGTCACAAAAGGACATACACTAGTTATTCCGAAAGTACATAAAGAAAATATTTTTGATTTAACTCCTGACATTGCTAAAAACATATTTGAAGTAGTCCCAAAGATAGCTAATTCAATTAAAGAACAATATGAACCTCTCGGATTAAATCTGCTTAACAACAACGGTGAAATTGCAGGGCAAACAGTATTTCATTACCACATGCATATTATCCCTCGCTATGGGAAAGGTGACGGCTTTGGAGCAGCATGGAAGCCACATGGTAATGAATATAGTCCAGAGGATTTACAACAAATTGCTCGTACAATCGCATCTAGCATACAATGA
- a CDS encoding EcsC family protein, giving the protein MNTYERKVLNELIQWRKKMLQRPPIYTRVTKKAQYKVNQMIPEQAHEIITESIKKLVKGTLVGSDFTTKDHEVSHLTLQEKDLLIKEKIKSYKRTAAVEGAGTGMGGILLGLADFPLLLSIKMKLLFEIATLYGYDVKKYEERLFLLYLFQLAFSSDKHRKETFIIIANWNEKKNELIELDWRKFQQEYRDHIDLIKMMQIVPGVGAVVGAFANFQLLNQLGETAMNGFRLRILNIN; this is encoded by the coding sequence ATGAACACATATGAGCGAAAAGTTTTAAATGAGTTAATTCAATGGCGTAAAAAAATGTTACAGCGACCACCAATTTACACTAGGGTGACAAAAAAAGCCCAGTACAAAGTGAATCAAATGATCCCTGAGCAAGCTCATGAAATAATTACAGAAAGTATAAAAAAACTTGTCAAAGGAACGCTTGTTGGTTCAGATTTTACCACGAAAGATCACGAGGTGTCTCATCTTACGTTACAAGAAAAAGATTTGTTAATAAAAGAAAAAATTAAGTCCTATAAACGAACAGCGGCAGTAGAAGGGGCTGGAACAGGTATGGGAGGGATTTTGTTAGGTCTTGCTGATTTCCCTTTATTACTGTCTATTAAAATGAAGTTATTGTTTGAAATTGCTACATTATATGGGTATGATGTGAAAAAATATGAAGAGCGTTTATTTTTGTTATATTTATTTCAATTAGCGTTTTCAAGTGATAAGCATAGAAAAGAAACATTTATAATTATTGCGAACTGGAACGAGAAAAAAAATGAACTAATTGAATTGGATTGGAGAAAATTTCAGCAAGAATATCGAGATCATATTGATTTAATTAAAATGATGCAAATTGTACCTGGAGTAGGAGCGGTCGTTGGAGCTTTTGCTAACTTTCAACTTCTTAACCAGCTAGGAGAAACTGCGATGAACGGATTTCGTTTACGTATACTAAATATTAATTGA
- a CDS encoding ABC transporter permease — protein MNEGKKIWNQRFAQHRKETGRYLRYIFNQHLAFVLIFSIGAGAYYYQQWLETLSPHFPHAIVMSIILAVVITKSPIQTFLKQADIVFLLPMETKMSAYFYRSFLYSFTLQSYIVILVVAGLAPLYLTMSGRGATSLLLLLVLLLILKVWNMLIEWTVQYFVEKEVHIVDFIIRLFISFSFVYFVIIKANYLYPILIILIMFGLYVYFRKLTSSKRLKWDHLIELESKRMMTFYRIANLFTDVPQLKIQVKRRKWLDWTLKRLPFSQDATFTHLFARAFLRSSDYFGLFIRLLIIGILLLVMLPLSYGTLVIVVLFLYLTGFQLMTLWRHFSMKLWLGLYPVQKSVREKAFLQLLHKLLIIQASIFAIVILLIGKVFIAFLAFICGIVFSYVFINLYVKSRLKKL, from the coding sequence ATGAATGAGGGAAAAAAGATTTGGAATCAGCGATTTGCACAACATAGAAAAGAAACGGGCAGATACCTTCGTTATATATTTAATCAACATTTAGCTTTTGTTTTAATATTTAGCATTGGAGCAGGGGCTTATTATTATCAGCAGTGGCTTGAGACACTCTCACCGCATTTTCCGCATGCGATAGTCATGTCAATTATTTTAGCCGTAGTAATCACGAAAAGCCCAATACAAACTTTTTTAAAGCAAGCAGACATTGTATTCTTATTGCCAATGGAAACAAAAATGTCGGCATATTTTTATCGGTCGTTTTTGTACAGCTTTACCTTACAAAGCTACATTGTTATTTTGGTTGTAGCAGGTCTTGCACCTCTTTATTTAACGATGTCTGGTAGAGGAGCTACAAGCCTTCTTTTATTACTAGTACTATTGTTAATATTAAAGGTTTGGAATATGTTAATCGAATGGACAGTACAATATTTTGTTGAAAAAGAAGTTCACATTGTTGATTTCATCATTCGATTATTCATTTCTTTTTCGTTTGTCTATTTTGTCATTATTAAAGCCAACTACTTATATCCTATTTTAATCATCCTTATTATGTTTGGCCTATACGTTTATTTTAGAAAGCTAACATCTTCTAAACGATTGAAATGGGATCACTTAATTGAACTAGAATCGAAAAGGATGATGACGTTTTACCGCATTGCTAATTTGTTCACAGACGTTCCTCAATTGAAAATACAAGTTAAGAGACGAAAGTGGCTAGATTGGACATTGAAGAGGTTACCTTTTTCACAAGATGCTACTTTCACTCATTTATTCGCGAGGGCTTTTTTACGATCAAGTGATTATTTTGGTTTGTTTATCCGATTACTTATTATAGGGATACTTTTACTTGTAATGTTGCCTTTAAGCTATGGAACGCTCGTCATTGTTGTTTTATTTTTATATCTTACTGGTTTTCAACTTATGACCTTATGGCGACATTTTTCAATGAAACTTTGGCTTGGCTTGTATCCGGTTCAAAAATCCGTGAGGGAAAAAGCATTCTTACAACTGCTACATAAATTGTTAATTATTCAAGCTAGTATATTTGCTATCGTCATACTACTTATAGGTAAAGTATTTATTGCATTTTTAGCTTTCATTTGTGGGATAGTTTTTAGTTATGTGTTTATAAATCTTTATGTTAAAAGTAGGCTGAAAAAGTTATAA